From Lagenorhynchus albirostris chromosome 10, mLagAlb1.1, whole genome shotgun sequence, the proteins below share one genomic window:
- the CCK gene encoding cholecystokinin, translating to MNGGLCLCVLMAVLAAGALAQPVPPADPAGPWAQQEDEAPRRQLRAVRRVDDESRAHLGALLARYIQQSRKAPSGRMSVIKNLQSLDPSHRISDRDYTGWMDFGRRSAEEYEYTS from the exons ATGAACGGTGGCTTGTGCCTGTGCGTGCTGATGGCTGTCCTGGCGGCGGGCGCCCTGGCGCAGCCCGTGCCTCCCGCGGACCCCGCGGGCCCCTGGGCGCAGCAGGAGGACGAAGCCCCGCGGAGGCAGCTGAGGGCCGTGCGGAGAGTGGACGACGAATCCCGAGCGCACCTGGGCGCGCTGCTGGCCAGGTACATCCAGCAGTCTCGGAAAG CTCCTTCTGGCCGAATGTCTGTAATCAAGAACCTGCAGAGCCTGGACCCCAGCCACAGGATAAGTGACCGGGACTACACTGGCTGGATGGATTTCGGCCGGCGCAGTGCCGAGGAGTATGAATACACCTCCTAG